The following are from one region of the Streptomyces decoyicus genome:
- a CDS encoding MarR family transcriptional regulator, which translates to MIEREGRASDMGDVDAVTRAVLTASRVLVSVSARSLAAAEDKATLPQFRLLVVLSVHGATNLSALAELLGVNPSTAMRMIDRLIGAGFANRQANPGNRRETLIQLTEDGRRIVEEVTARRRKEVAAIVARMDPAQGAALVDALTAFTEAAGEPAVPSTGHHAYPLGWTEPPAL; encoded by the coding sequence ATGATCGAGCGCGAGGGGAGAGCGTCGGACATGGGCGATGTCGATGCGGTGACCCGGGCGGTGCTGACGGCCTCCCGAGTGCTGGTCAGCGTGTCCGCACGCTCACTGGCCGCAGCCGAGGACAAGGCCACGCTGCCCCAGTTCCGCCTGCTGGTCGTACTGTCCGTGCACGGCGCCACCAACCTGTCCGCGCTGGCCGAACTCCTCGGGGTCAACCCCTCCACCGCGATGCGCATGATCGACCGGCTGATCGGCGCCGGCTTCGCGAACCGGCAGGCCAACCCGGGCAACCGGCGCGAAACCCTGATCCAGCTGACGGAGGACGGACGCCGCATCGTCGAAGAGGTCACGGCCCGTCGCCGGAAGGAGGTCGCGGCGATCGTCGCCCGCATGGACCCCGCACAGGGCGCGGCGCTGGTGGATGCCCTCACCGCATTCACCGAGGCGGCCGGCGAACCGGCCGTACCGTCGACCGGTCACCATGCGTACCCATTGGGCTGGACCGAACCACCAGCCCTCTGA
- a CDS encoding alpha/beta fold hydrolase: protein MQNLPTFVLVHGAFANSFSFAPLQAELALLGHRSVAVDLPGHGFAASFPAAYQAPQDLHALAAEPGSIKGVTLADNVAHVIEVLERAKRNGPVILVAHSRGGSTITAVGNTRPELVDRLAYVSAWCPVDLDVGDYYAEPEMADVDPGAFAPAVAGNPAELGVLRTNFRTADPAVLAAFRQAFAADLTDDEFRTFLNTFQPDENLDVGTSADRAQAATWGRIPKSYVRLADDASIPLAMQDRMIREADALTPDNPFEVRTLEGSHLRWLVHPKPAAELLANLAAR, encoded by the coding sequence ATGCAGAATCTGCCGACATTTGTTCTTGTTCACGGGGCCTTCGCGAATTCGTTCTCGTTTGCGCCGCTCCAGGCCGAGCTCGCCCTCCTCGGGCACCGCTCGGTTGCGGTCGACCTTCCGGGCCACGGGTTCGCGGCGTCCTTCCCCGCGGCATACCAGGCGCCTCAGGATCTCCACGCGCTCGCCGCGGAACCGGGGAGCATCAAGGGAGTCACGCTCGCCGACAATGTTGCCCATGTGATCGAAGTCCTCGAACGGGCGAAGCGGAACGGGCCGGTCATCCTCGTCGCCCACAGCAGGGGTGGCAGCACGATCACCGCGGTCGGCAACACCCGGCCCGAGCTGGTCGACCGGCTCGCTTACGTCTCCGCCTGGTGCCCGGTCGACCTGGACGTCGGCGACTATTACGCCGAGCCGGAGATGGCGGACGTCGACCCGGGTGCCTTCGCTCCGGCGGTCGCCGGGAACCCGGCCGAACTCGGCGTGCTCCGGACCAACTTCCGGACCGCTGACCCGGCGGTGCTCGCCGCGTTCCGGCAAGCCTTCGCCGCCGACCTCACCGATGATGAGTTCCGTACGTTCCTGAACACCTTCCAGCCCGACGAGAACCTCGATGTCGGTACGTCTGCCGACCGGGCCCAGGCCGCGACCTGGGGGCGGATTCCCAAGAGCTATGTACGCCTGGCCGACGATGCCAGCATTCCGCTCGCCATGCAGGACCGGATGATCCGCGAAGCCGACGCGCTCACACCCGACAACCCCTTTGAGGTGCGGACCCTCGAAGGGAGCCACCTGCGCTGGCTCGTCCACCCGAAGCCCGCCGCCGAGTTGCTCGCGAACCTCGCGGCGCGCTGA
- a CDS encoding roadblock/LC7 domain-containing protein, with protein sequence MTTPTGKSSSEREEPTDLTAAAADFTWLLDRFATQTAGVVDAIAVSSDGLLIAVSQLREQADSERLAAIVSGITSLAAGASGNYGLGGLNKVIIDLEGGHVLVSSIGCGAVLGVVTSKEAKLGNIAYEMTLFANRAGSALTPQLVLELKKSAGAAPAR encoded by the coding sequence GTGACGACGCCGACAGGTAAGAGCAGTTCCGAGCGGGAGGAGCCCACCGATCTGACAGCCGCCGCGGCCGACTTCACCTGGCTGCTCGACCGGTTCGCCACCCAGACCGCCGGTGTCGTCGACGCCATCGCGGTGTCCTCCGACGGCCTGCTGATCGCGGTCTCCCAACTGCGCGAGCAGGCCGACTCCGAGCGGCTCGCGGCGATCGTGTCGGGCATCACGAGCCTGGCCGCCGGTGCGTCCGGCAACTACGGACTCGGCGGTCTCAACAAGGTCATCATCGATCTGGAGGGCGGCCATGTGCTGGTGTCCTCCATCGGCTGCGGCGCCGTCCTCGGCGTGGTGACCTCGAAGGAGGCGAAGCTCGGCAACATCGCCTACGAGATGACCCTCTTCGCCAACCGGGCCGGGAGCGCGCTCACCCCCCAACTGGTGCTGGAGCTGAAGAAGAGCGCAGGCGCCGCACCGGCGCGCTGA
- a CDS encoding DUF4142 domain-containing protein, protein MVALVAVVATVSVWLSQRNSSAGEAVSAHLPSAEAGPAAPQTSNTGAVTALDKTFLTKVRQAGLWEMPAGRLAQTHASNEAIKRAGMHLLDGHSKLDQLVREDSEALNVPIPDEATAEQQGWVNQLKKARGRAFDQLFVDLLRASHGKVFITIGEVRASTKNTLVRRLATQTNNTVQDHMDVLEDTGLVTDATLDDVASAIPE, encoded by the coding sequence GTGGTCGCTCTTGTCGCGGTCGTCGCCACCGTGTCCGTGTGGCTCTCGCAGAGAAACAGCTCGGCCGGCGAGGCGGTCTCCGCCCATCTCCCGTCAGCGGAGGCCGGACCGGCAGCACCGCAGACGTCCAACACGGGCGCAGTCACCGCGTTGGACAAGACCTTCCTCACCAAGGTCCGGCAGGCCGGACTGTGGGAGATGCCGGCGGGCCGGCTCGCCCAGACACACGCATCGAACGAAGCGATCAAACGGGCCGGCATGCATCTGCTCGACGGACACAGCAAACTCGATCAACTGGTCCGTGAGGACTCCGAGGCGCTGAACGTCCCCATCCCCGATGAGGCAACCGCCGAACAGCAGGGCTGGGTGAACCAGTTGAAGAAGGCCCGGGGCCGCGCCTTCGACCAGCTTTTCGTGGACCTGCTCCGTGCGTCCCACGGCAAGGTGTTCATCACCATCGGCGAAGTCCGCGCCTCCACCAAGAACACCCTGGTCAGGCGACTGGCAACGCAAACCAACAACACCGTCCAGGACCACATGGACGTCCTGGAGGACACCGGCCTCGTCACGGACGCCACCCTCGACGACGTCGCCTCCGCCATTCCCGAATAA
- a CDS encoding DUF742 domain-containing protein, with the protein MGEGSAPDPTEPVGRAPAIRPFLLTAGRVAGGGAGPPLPVEAQVVATSSGLSALGSLAFEQHDIVAACRRPQSVAELAARLRLHLNVVRVLAEDLCTAGHLAVHVPDAGTAQDISVLRRVIDGLRTVPDSREALRDSG; encoded by the coding sequence TTGGGGGAGGGCAGCGCCCCGGATCCGACGGAACCCGTCGGCCGCGCTCCCGCGATCCGGCCTTTCCTGCTGACCGCCGGCCGGGTGGCGGGGGGCGGCGCCGGCCCCCCGCTCCCGGTCGAGGCCCAGGTCGTGGCGACCTCGTCCGGGCTCTCCGCCCTGGGCTCGCTCGCCTTCGAACAACACGACATCGTCGCCGCCTGCCGACGGCCGCAGTCGGTGGCGGAACTGGCTGCCCGGCTGCGCCTGCACCTCAACGTCGTCCGGGTGCTGGCGGAGGACCTGTGCACCGCCGGACATCTGGCGGTGCACGTCCCGGACGCCGGCACAGCCCAGGACATCTCCGTACTGCGAAGGGTTATCGATGGCCTCCGTACCGTCCCCGACTCACGGGAGGCACTCCGTGACAGCGGTTGA
- a CDS encoding GTP-binding protein produces MASVPSPTHGRHSVTAVEQPPVPVKLVIAGGFGVGKTTAVGAISEIRPLTTEAAITEVAAGVDDLSHTPAKTTTTVAMDFGCLTIDPTLKLYLFGTPGQDRFGFMWDDVVEGALGGLVIVDTRRLDDCYAAVDYFEHKDIPFAVAVNAFDGAVHHNLDEVRWALDVSAHVPLIVFDARHTGSVRDALLVVLEVALSRAESSARS; encoded by the coding sequence ATGGCCTCCGTACCGTCCCCGACTCACGGGAGGCACTCCGTGACAGCGGTTGAACAGCCGCCGGTACCGGTCAAGTTGGTCATCGCCGGCGGCTTCGGCGTCGGCAAGACCACGGCCGTAGGGGCGATCTCCGAGATCCGGCCACTGACCACGGAAGCCGCCATCACCGAGGTCGCGGCAGGCGTGGACGATCTCTCGCACACCCCCGCCAAGACCACCACCACGGTCGCCATGGACTTCGGCTGCCTCACCATCGACCCGACGCTGAAGCTCTATCTGTTCGGGACGCCGGGGCAGGACCGGTTCGGGTTCATGTGGGACGACGTGGTCGAGGGCGCTCTCGGCGGCCTGGTGATCGTGGACACCCGCCGCCTGGACGACTGCTACGCCGCGGTGGACTACTTCGAGCACAAGGACATCCCGTTCGCCGTCGCCGTCAACGCGTTCGACGGTGCGGTCCACCACAACCTCGACGAGGTGCGGTGGGCGCTGGACGTCTCCGCACACGTACCGCTGATCGTCTTCGACGCACGCCACACGGGCTCGGTCCGGGACGCCCTGCTGGTCGTCCTCGAAGTCGCCCTGTCCCGCGCGGAAAGCTCCGCACGGAGCTGA